Proteins encoded in a region of the Anopheles aquasalis chromosome 2, idAnoAquaMG_Q_19, whole genome shotgun sequence genome:
- the LOC126572669 gene encoding zinc transporter 2-like, producing MDKDVQKQPLVIEFRKNYGTSASVTASSLEPGSTNQGYQQQQQQQQQQEQQQPQAHQLQQQRSIIYCVHGQLADSCCELANELSIRKIDSHCHKPRTEGIDKIARKKLIMASVLCIIFMIAEIIGGIYSNSLAIATDAAHLMADLASFMISLLALWIAARPSTKRLSFGWYRAEVLGALISVLMIWVVTAILFYMAVLRTISRDFELDGEVMLITSGLGILVNVIMGATLHHHGHSHGGGSGTGAHSHEEENINVRAAFIHVLSDFVQSLGVFIAALVIYFKPEWNIIDPICTFLFSVLVLGTTIAIMKDAIVVLMEGTPKYLDYTEVMQTFLQIEGVVRVHNLRIWALSINKIALAAHLAVEPNTNTELVLRQATQTVHAKYRFFETTLQIEEFQPDMEDCNQCTNPI from the exons TGAGTTCCGGAAAAACTATGGGACGTCTGCCAGCGTCACGGCCTCGAGCCTTGAGCCCGGATCGACGAACCAgggctaccagcagcagcagcagcagcagcagcagcaggagcagcagcaaccacaagcacaccagctgcagcagcaacggtccATCATCTATTGCGTGCACGGACAGCTGGCCGACTCCTGCTGCGAACTGGCGAACGAGCTCAGCATCCGGAAGATTGACT cTCACTGCCACAAACCACGAACGGAAGGGATCGATAAGATAGCGCGCAAGAAGCTCATCATGGCCAGTGTGCTTTGcatcatttttatgattgCCGAGATAATAG GTGGTATTTACTCGAACAGTCTCGCTATCGCGACGGATGCGGCACATCTGATGGCTGACCTGGCCAGCTTTATGATATCGTTGTTGGCACTCTGGATCGCGGCACGACCATCGACGAAGCG ACTCTCGTTCGGCTGGTACCGAGCCGAAGTGCTGGGAGCGCTAATATCGGTACTGATGATCTGGGTGGTCACCGCGATCCTGTTCTACATGGCCGTCCTGCGTACCATCAGCCGGGACTTTGAGCTCGACGGTGAAGTAATGCTGATTACCTCCGGATTGGGTATTCTCGTGAATGTGAT TATGGGCGCTACACTTCATCATCACGGCCACAGTcacggcggtggcagtggaacGGGGGCGCACTCGCACGAGGAAGAGAACATCAACGTCCGCGCTGCCTTCATTCACGTGCTGAGTGACTTTGTGCAGAGTTTGGGCGTTTTTATTGCGGCGCTCGTGATTTACTTCAAACCGGAGTGGAACATTATCGATCCCATCTGCACGTTCCTGTTCTCGGTGCTCGTCCTCGgtaccaccatcgccatcatgaaGGATGCCATCGTG GTTCTGATGGAGGGCACCCCGAAGTATCTCGATTACACCGAAGTTATGCAAACGTTCCTGCAGATCGAGGGCGTCGTGCGGGTACACAATCTGCGCATTTGGGCGCTGAGCATCAACAAGATAGCGCTCGCTGCTCATTTGGCCGTCG AACCGAACACCAACAcggagctggtgctgcgacAGGCAACGCAGACGGTTCACGCCAAGTATCGCTTTTTCGAAACCACGCTCCAGATCGAAGAGTTCCAGCCCGATATGGAAGATTGCAATCAGTGTACGAATCCAATTTAG
- the LOC126581634 gene encoding transmembrane protease serine 9-like: protein MVERGTLARFALFVVLFVSSADQQLVAAFRKSFEELSVHTIPDSGSLEDCSLRLQKLASDEPSAAPTEEYPSFSREFAHLAALGWRPATGKGELEWRCTGTLIAEDFVLTAAHCTQDEGAEPVVVRLGDLDLYSTKDDRYSQQIEIAEIVRHPEFKFDSAYHDVALLRLKQPVTVTDFVTPACLYTNDSLPFDRLYASGWDFYAEVSPPILTAALNPINQDRCKFWYRDNKEAFRRGINRMQMCAGDEKLKSCPSDTGGPLQVRLLSSSRYTPFVVGVSALGVPCGATTPGVYAKVPHYILWIEDVTKRTFHPADCVVRHISRRERDTALVAPELKTLAPETHLTGVRSTVPANPLRAKLHVFKEFKCAVGKEGENVEWICGCTIVAQDYALTSARCVKDVEVDVVNYRNDWKKIAEVIFHPEYDRKTLYNDLALIRLQTDNRNRYDWKAVSCVHTGANVDDQREYLSFGIGAYNLNDDGATDGNEDATERYLTATLQLLENVNCSDAYAGYGILKSGVNETHQFCLGSGGDYLVPGACEPWNGNEVLGEIRPGAGPGTGVGESPFPEDLFGVSSYAPECGFGRRPLIATRTSAYIGWLNSVVYKTADLSTVPQALLEKELALDYICEGENRDAGVCVHIDHCSHRELVTKQLIKLCTNETATIVCCPVNSFIATAHLPLLTECEANYQRYRKKYAEFAGDSEDAELTSDGDHPHTAMIGWKVNKTSSAMVWHCIGTLINLNTVLTTAGCTNTVRKRSPDVVSVGETNVDRIYDGTAQIIRVKETIRYPSYNAKTHEFDIAVLKLASDVQISANAVPACLWRDLNRTPYYGQAVHFNGRSVSARDRNVVQNRDCKLFTEHTELNGDQMCWQSFRLREDGTDAASCGRRGDPFITLQRSNNIYLPYLVGLYSHDRQCAGGEPIVATRISSYINWISLYM from the exons ATGGTGGAACGCGGAACGTTGGCGCGGTTCGCgctgtttgtggtgctgtttgTCTCGTCAGCTGATCAACAGCTGGTGGCCGCATTTCGCAAATCATTTGAAG AGCTGAGTGTCCACACGATTCCCGATTCCGGATCACTGGAAG ACTGTTCGCTCAGGTTACAGAAGCTGGCCAGCGATGAACCATCGGCAGCCCCCACGGAAGAGTATCCGTCGTTTTCGCGCGAGTTTGCGCACCTGGCGGCCCTCGGTTGgcgaccggccaccggtaaAGGTGAGCTCGAGTGGCGCTGCACTGGGACGCTGATCGCGGAAGACTTTGTCCTGACGGCTGCTCACTGCACGCAGGATGAGGG CGCAGAACCGGTGGTAGTCCGATTGGGTGATCTTGATCTGTACAGCACCAAAGATGATCGCTATTCACAACAGATCGAAATTGCCGAGATTGTCCGTCATCCAGAGTTTAAATTCGACAGTGCGTACCATGATGTTGCGTTGCTGCGCCTCAAACAACCCGTGAC TGTCACCGATTTCGTTACACCGGCTTGCCTCTACACCAACGATTCCTTACCGTTCGATCGACTCTACGCATCCGGATGGGACTTTT ATGCCGAAGTATCACCACCGATCTTGACCGCCGCCCTTAATCCGATCAATCAGGATCGCTGCAAGTTCTGGTATCGCGATAACAAGGAAGCGTTCCGGCGTGGCATCAATCGGATGCAGATGTGTGCCGGGGATGAGAAGCTGAAAAGCTGTCCAAGTGATACCGGAGGACCGTTGCAGGTGCGGTTACTGTCCAGTTCCCGTTACACACCGTTCGTGGTCGGTGTGTCGGCACTGGGTGTCCCGTGCGGTGCCACAACACCCGGAGTGTACGCCAAGGTACCCCATTACATCCTCTGGATTGAGGACGTCACGAAGCGAACGTTTCATCCGGCGGATTGTGTTGTGCGACATATTTCCCGGCGAGAGCGTGACACTGCACTCGTTGCACCGGAGCTTAAG ACACTCGCCCCGGAAACGCATCTGACCGGAGTGAGGAGCACCGTTCCGGCCAATCCTTTGCGTGCTAAATTGCACGTATTCAAAGAATTTAAG TGTGCGGTCGGTAAGGAGGGCGAGAACGTGGAGTGGATTTGCGGTTGCACAATTGTTGCTCAGGACTATGCCCTGACGTCCGCCCGGTGCGTCAAGGATGT GGAGGTCGATGTGGTGAACTATCGCAACGACTGGAAGAAGATTGCCGAGGTCATCTTCCACCCGGAGTACGACAGGAAGACGCTCTACAACGATCTGGCACTGATTCGGCTGCAAACCGACAACCG CAATCGATACGACTGGAAGGCGGTTTCGTGCGTGCACACAGGGGCCAATGTCGATGATCAAAGGGAATACCTTTCGTTCGGTATCGGGGCGTACAACCTGAACGATGATGGGGCCACCGATGGGAACGAGGATGCTACCGAGCGCTATCTGACGGCCACGCTGCAGCTCCTGGAGAACGTCAACTGCAGCGATGCGTACGCGGGCTACGGCATTCTGAAGAGTGGCGTAAACGAGACGCACCAGTTCTGCCTAGGGTCCGGCGGTGACTATCTGGTCCCGGGTGCCTGTGAACCTTGGAATGGCAACGAGGTACTGGGGGAGATTCGACCCGGAGCTGGACCTGGCACGGGAGTCGGTGAATCACCATTTCCCGAGGATCTTTTCGGCGTTAGTTCGTACGCACCGGAGTGTGGATTCGGTCGACGGCCGTTGATTGCGACGCGCACTAGTGCCTACATCGGTTGGCTGAATAGTGTCGTGTACAAGACGGCGGATCTTAGTACGGTGCCACAGGCACTGCTGGAGAAGGAACTCGCACTGGACTATATCTGTGAGGGCGAGAATCGGGATGCGGGCGTTTGCGTTCATATTGATCACTGTTCGCACCGGGAACTCGTCACCAAGCAGCTGATCAAGCTGTGCACCAACGAGACGGCCACTATCGTGTGCTGTCCGGTGAATTCCTTCATTGCCACCGCCCATCTACCGCTGTTGACGGAGTGCGAAGCAAACTATCAACGGTATCGCAAGAAATACGCCGAGTTCGCTGGGGACAGCGAAGATGCTGAGCTGACGAGCGACGGTGACCATCCGCATACGGCCATGATCGGTTGGAAGGTCAACAAGACGTCTTCGGCTATGGTGTGGCACTGTATCGGGACGCTCATCAACCTCAACACGGTCCTCACGACGGCCGGTTGTACCAACACTGTTCGCAA ACGCAGCCCGGATGTGGTGAGCGTTGGCGAGACGAACGTGGACCGGATTTACGACGGAACGGCACAGATTATCCGCGTGAAGGAAACGATTCGCTATCCGAGCTACAACGCAAAGACGCACGAGTTCGACATCGCGGTACTGAAGCTGGCGTCCGATGTACA GATCAGTGCGAATGCGGTGCCAGCTTGTCTGTGGCGGGACCTCAACCGAACACCGTACTATGGCCAGGCGGTACACTTCAACGGACGCTCGGTATCGGCCCGGGACCGAAATGTGGTCCAGAACAGGGACTGCAAGCTGttcaccgagcacaccgagctGAACGGTGATCAGATGTGTTGGCAGAGCTTCCGGTTGCGGGAGGATGGAACCGATGCAGCGAGCTGTGGCCGCCGGGGCGATCCGTTTATCACGCTgcagcgcagcaacaacatctacCTGCCGTATCTGGTCGGATTGTACAGCCACGACCGGCAGTGTGCCGGTGGTGAACCGATCGTGGCCACGCGCATCTCCTCCTACATCAATTGGATTAGTCTGTACATGTAA